From Pseudodesulfovibrio sp. JC047, one genomic window encodes:
- the creB gene encoding two-component system response regulator CreB yields MSQQTIILIEDEVAIADAVSFSLQQEGFAVRHHVLGREGLEDYRAHGADLIILDVGLPDISGLAVCRELRVESLVPVVFLTAKSDEIDRVMGLEIGGDDYVTKPFSPRELVARVRAILRRTNGEPMGSGRASGAHSASLFEVHEASGVVVCAGRELSLTRQEFLVLSTLLSQPGRVFSRSQIMEQAWESPDTSLERAVDTHIKSLRSKLRAVLPNADPIVTKRGFGYSIEVD; encoded by the coding sequence ATGTCACAACAGACGATTATATTGATTGAAGATGAGGTGGCCATTGCGGATGCGGTTTCGTTCTCGTTGCAGCAGGAAGGATTTGCCGTTCGGCATCATGTGTTGGGACGGGAAGGTTTGGAGGACTATCGTGCGCATGGTGCGGACCTGATCATTCTGGATGTTGGCCTGCCGGATATCAGTGGGCTTGCCGTATGCCGAGAGTTGCGCGTGGAGTCTTTGGTCCCAGTCGTTTTCCTGACCGCCAAGAGTGATGAGATTGATAGGGTCATGGGGCTGGAAATCGGTGGGGACGATTATGTGACCAAACCCTTCAGCCCGAGAGAACTGGTCGCTCGCGTCCGGGCCATATTGCGCCGGACCAATGGAGAACCAATGGGAAGCGGAAGGGCTTCCGGTGCTCATTCAGCGTCGCTTTTTGAAGTACATGAAGCGAGTGGGGTCGTGGTTTGCGCCGGGAGAGAGTTGTCTTTGACGCGTCAGGAATTTCTGGTGCTTTCCACACTTCTTTCTCAACCTGGACGGGTATTCAGTCGTTCCCAGATCATGGAACAGGCGTGGGAGTCGCCTGATACCAGTCTGGAGCGGGCCGTTGATACGCACATCAAGTCGTTGCGCTCCAAGCTGCGTGCGGTCCTTCCCAATGCCGATCCTATCGTGACCAAGCGTGGCTTCGGCTATTCCATTGAGGTTGACTGA
- a CDS encoding sigma 54-interacting transcriptional regulator, with protein MKAIWDDMGLGVAVVDANGLCEYMNPIQSLVDGFGRVPVEGQHITDLYVPHDVKCIPTLECLQKGQPLLKKSYFYKTTNNYLASTVSDFFPLFDHGKKDGVIAFTIWTGTTSLVKRHKRSAKGVVPEKSPYEYYTFDSLIGKDAALIEVMNEARTAAQSASPVMIWGESGTGKELFAQAIHAASTRCQHPLVPVNCAAIPENLLEGILFGTAKGAYTDAADKPGLFEEADGGTLLLDELNSMPMGLQAKLLRVLQEKRVRRLGSRTEIPVDVRVISILNVDPLSAVEQNILRRDLFYRLAVVGLSIPSLRQRKRDIPLLARTFIDRSEHRGNSGEIVLDKEVLRVFRDYEWPGNIRELLHVIEGSLALIGDRLSIEWGCLPRHFRDACHNAEAPRKAVCSPVAPVVTPSAQKTFYDYQTIKRSNVISLKECVQTYEAECIRNVLRVTGGNVAKAARIMELTGAGLRYKIKQLNIEDDE; from the coding sequence ATGAAAGCCATTTGGGATGATATGGGGCTTGGTGTTGCTGTCGTGGACGCAAATGGCCTGTGTGAATACATGAATCCCATACAAAGTCTTGTTGATGGTTTTGGCCGAGTTCCTGTTGAGGGACAGCATATAACGGATCTTTATGTGCCACATGATGTGAAGTGTATTCCGACGCTTGAATGCCTTCAAAAGGGACAGCCGTTGCTCAAGAAAAGTTATTTTTACAAGACGACGAACAACTATCTTGCCAGTACGGTTTCGGATTTTTTCCCATTGTTTGATCACGGGAAAAAGGATGGCGTCATTGCTTTCACCATCTGGACAGGGACCACGTCCTTGGTGAAGCGGCACAAGCGGTCGGCAAAGGGCGTTGTTCCTGAAAAAAGTCCGTATGAATATTATACGTTTGACAGTCTGATTGGGAAAGATGCTGCCTTGATCGAAGTGATGAATGAGGCGCGAACCGCTGCGCAGTCGGCATCGCCCGTCATGATATGGGGAGAAAGCGGCACCGGGAAGGAGTTGTTTGCGCAGGCGATCCATGCTGCAAGTACTCGGTGCCAGCATCCATTGGTCCCGGTGAATTGTGCGGCTATTCCTGAAAATTTACTGGAGGGGATTCTTTTTGGCACGGCCAAGGGGGCGTATACTGATGCCGCAGACAAACCCGGGCTTTTCGAAGAAGCCGATGGCGGGACATTGCTGCTTGATGAACTGAATTCCATGCCCATGGGATTGCAGGCAAAGCTTCTTCGCGTCCTCCAGGAAAAACGGGTCCGTCGGCTTGGGTCCCGTACTGAAATACCAGTGGATGTCCGGGTTATCAGTATCTTGAATGTCGATCCACTGTCTGCGGTGGAGCAAAATATCTTGCGGCGAGATTTGTTTTACCGTCTTGCCGTTGTGGGGCTTTCCATACCGTCATTGCGGCAACGCAAACGGGATATTCCTTTGTTGGCCCGCACATTTATCGATCGTTCCGAGCATCGTGGGAACAGCGGGGAAATCGTTCTCGATAAAGAGGTCCTTCGCGTTTTTCGTGACTATGAATGGCCGGGAAATATCCGTGAGCTGTTGCACGTCATAGAGGGGAGTCTTGCCTTGATTGGTGATCGGTTGTCCATTGAGTGGGGCTGCCTTCCTCGTCATTTCAGAGATGCCTGTCACAATGCAGAGGCTCCGCGCAAGGCTGTATGCAGTCCGGTTGCACCGGTGGTGACACCTTCTGCCCAGAAAACCTTTTATGATTATCAGACGATCAAACGGAGCAATGTCATTTCGCTCAAGGAATGCGTGCAGACGTATGAGGCGGAATGCATACGGAATGTGTTGCGAGTCACTGGCGGTAACGTGGCAAAGGCCGCACGGATTATGGAGCTGACAGGTGCGGGCCTGCGATACAAGATAAAGCAGCTTAACATTGAAGACGATGAATAG
- a CDS encoding C-GCAxxG-C-C family protein — protein MKAHEKNADLIARTSSAARHLYGSGSMCCSEAVLTVINQEFHGGLSPETARAISKGFCGGIGDAGCVCGALAGAVMAQSLILGNGPLPADEKTVRTASKKLHDRFLTHYGSVCCRDLSKTRDPNSTSKGICLKYVESATAICADQLLNPDTPDTTNESVDPINDSHPDEFTKHGLGPVRIQP, from the coding sequence ATGAAAGCCCATGAAAAAAATGCGGACCTCATCGCACGAACAAGCTCGGCAGCCCGGCACCTGTACGGTTCTGGTTCAATGTGTTGTTCCGAGGCTGTCCTGACTGTCATCAACCAGGAATTTCACGGTGGTTTGTCACCGGAGACCGCTCGTGCCATTTCCAAAGGATTTTGCGGTGGCATTGGCGATGCCGGATGTGTCTGCGGCGCACTGGCCGGTGCGGTCATGGCCCAAAGCCTCATTCTCGGGAATGGACCACTGCCAGCCGACGAAAAGACCGTCCGCACGGCTTCCAAAAAACTGCATGACCGCTTTTTGACGCACTACGGAAGTGTCTGTTGTCGGGATTTGAGCAAAACCCGCGACCCGAATTCCACATCCAAGGGAATCTGCCTCAAGTATGTGGAATCGGCGACAGCCATCTGTGCCGACCAACTTCTCAATCCGGACACTCCGGACACAACAAATGAGAGCGTTGATCCGATCAATGACTCCCACCCTGACGAATTCACCAAACACGGGCTTGGACCCGTGCGAATCCAACCATAA
- a CDS encoding glycyl radical protein, producing MTNLSTIHDTESTATESMGYGINWDTAENRVKELKSFLMNAPQVMDPERLQFLNEVYKEYQGESTFYIRAKLFERVLTRKNIFLDGNPIVGTLTGVRAGVYAYPEWNVSWIKEEMQMAKMASLGEMKIPAETQELLEKTYKLWKGHTCIDLNNKLFKEKYGINPKPYAKAGMYYENVSVASGSGIADYPMVLNKGLRWLIDDVKTRFENCPTTLANTEKHELYRSMLVTLEAVIAHSHRYADLAEKTAADEKDPKAKKELLEIAEICRRVPEFPARNFREAIQSFWFIHLAIEIEQMACATSPGRYGQYMYPFFKKDIDEGNLTREQVSTLLKFQWIKHLELAEYQGNSYALTLSGHTGQSITIGGVDADGNDASTELEEMLLDTQVTMKNIQPTLTLLYHPKMKDSYLKKVVECIRGGSGQPQILNNTVVVQRNLARFGQYEGGISLEDARNCGNYGCVSTGICGKGSFITQEDQPCLAKIVEVMLNNGKCPVTKKNVGVETGDPTEFTSFDEVYDAYKKQLDHLFNISRKHSDLSQMARLQVVPSIFRSAMYDGCIEKGVCEEAGGTRYPQVNPIMTAGVDAANSLLAIKHLVFDTKKLTMKELLDAIKSNFEGCENIRKMCFDAPKHGNDYPEVEAFVQQYYRDVDAIHHAQGPDCFGYRTPLDAYSLSYHNYFGALMGALPNGRKAGVALTDGSVSAMPGTDHEGITALIKSGAEAIDTVRYGANHFNVKFSPSVIEGPHGARTLISLIKTYCDFGGSHIQFNCVDSKTLKDAQVNPKEYSDLVVRVAGFSAYFTRLDMGVQNEIIKRTEYTS from the coding sequence ATGACCAATCTTTCGACGATACACGATACCGAATCAACAGCCACGGAATCCATGGGATATGGCATCAATTGGGATACCGCTGAAAATCGAGTCAAGGAACTCAAGAGTTTTCTCATGAACGCTCCACAGGTGATGGACCCCGAACGGCTGCAATTTCTCAACGAAGTCTATAAAGAATACCAAGGTGAATCCACATTCTACATTCGCGCCAAATTGTTTGAACGTGTCCTGACCAGAAAAAACATTTTCCTCGATGGCAATCCCATCGTTGGCACGCTCACCGGCGTGCGAGCTGGTGTCTACGCATACCCGGAATGGAACGTTTCCTGGATCAAGGAAGAGATGCAGATGGCCAAAATGGCCTCACTGGGCGAGATGAAAATTCCGGCCGAGACACAGGAATTGCTGGAAAAAACCTACAAGCTGTGGAAAGGCCATACCTGCATTGACCTGAACAACAAATTGTTCAAGGAAAAATATGGCATCAACCCCAAGCCGTATGCCAAGGCCGGCATGTATTATGAAAACGTCAGTGTTGCGAGTGGCTCCGGCATTGCCGACTATCCCATGGTCCTGAACAAGGGGTTGCGCTGGCTCATTGACGATGTCAAAACTCGTTTTGAGAACTGCCCCACCACGCTGGCGAACACTGAAAAGCACGAACTGTACCGGTCCATGCTCGTGACGCTGGAAGCGGTTATTGCCCACTCTCATCGCTATGCGGACCTTGCCGAAAAAACCGCTGCCGACGAAAAAGACCCCAAGGCCAAAAAAGAGCTGCTGGAAATCGCTGAAATCTGCCGCCGTGTTCCCGAATTCCCGGCCCGCAACTTCCGCGAAGCAATCCAGTCATTCTGGTTCATCCATCTGGCCATTGAAATCGAGCAAATGGCATGTGCAACCTCTCCGGGGCGCTACGGTCAGTACATGTACCCCTTCTTCAAAAAAGATATCGACGAGGGGAACCTGACACGGGAACAGGTCTCTACCCTCCTTAAATTTCAGTGGATCAAACATCTCGAACTGGCAGAATATCAAGGCAACTCATACGCACTGACCCTGTCCGGCCACACAGGACAAAGCATCACCATCGGAGGCGTGGATGCCGATGGCAATGACGCCAGCACCGAGCTGGAAGAAATGTTGCTCGATACCCAGGTCACAATGAAAAACATTCAGCCCACGCTGACACTGCTCTATCATCCCAAGATGAAAGATTCCTATCTGAAAAAAGTAGTGGAATGCATTCGTGGCGGGTCCGGTCAGCCGCAGATTTTGAACAACACTGTGGTTGTTCAACGAAACCTCGCCCGATTCGGACAATATGAAGGAGGCATTTCGCTGGAAGATGCCAGAAACTGCGGCAACTACGGTTGTGTCTCCACTGGCATTTGCGGCAAAGGCAGCTTCATCACTCAGGAAGATCAGCCCTGCCTCGCCAAGATCGTCGAGGTCATGCTGAACAACGGCAAATGCCCAGTCACGAAAAAGAACGTTGGTGTTGAAACCGGCGATCCCACCGAATTCACCTCCTTTGACGAGGTCTACGACGCGTACAAAAAACAACTCGACCACCTCTTCAACATCTCCCGGAAACATTCTGACCTGAGCCAAATGGCCAGACTCCAAGTCGTTCCGAGTATCTTCCGTTCCGCGATGTATGACGGCTGCATTGAAAAAGGTGTCTGCGAAGAGGCTGGCGGAACCCGTTATCCACAGGTCAACCCCATCATGACCGCCGGTGTCGATGCGGCAAACTCCCTGCTCGCGATCAAGCATCTGGTTTTTGACACCAAAAAGCTCACGATGAAAGAACTGTTGGATGCCATCAAATCGAACTTCGAAGGCTGCGAAAACATCCGAAAAATGTGCTTTGACGCCCCCAAACACGGCAACGATTACCCAGAAGTCGAAGCATTCGTGCAACAATACTACAGGGATGTGGATGCCATCCACCACGCTCAAGGGCCGGACTGCTTTGGCTACCGCACTCCGCTGGATGCGTACTCCCTGTCCTACCACAACTACTTCGGCGCACTCATGGGTGCCTTGCCCAATGGCCGTAAGGCGGGTGTCGCCCTGACTGACGGCAGCGTCTCTGCCATGCCGGGAACCGACCACGAAGGCATCACCGCCCTCATCAAGTCCGGTGCGGAGGCTATTGATACCGTCCGATATGGAGCGAACCACTTCAACGTCAAGTTCTCTCCTTCTGTCATCGAAGGCCCACACGGAGCACGCACGCTCATCTCGCTGATCAAGACGTATTGCGACTTTGGCGGCTCCCATATCCAGTTCAACTGCGTTGACTCCAAGACATTGAAAGACGCACAGGTCAACCCGAAAGAATACTCGGATCTGGTTGTTCGTGTCGCCGGTTTCAGCGCCTACTTCACCCGTCTGGACATGGGCGTTCAGAACGAGATTATCAAACGCACAGAATACACTTCCTAA
- a CDS encoding glycyl-radical enzyme activating protein gives MSQGMIYNIQRMSVQDGPGLRTTVFLKGCPLSCLWCSNPESQRTTPQLMFFESLCTGCGACMNVCPAGAVVPLDGKFGRDVEKCINCGQCADVCPSKAREIAGKEMTVEAIMDVVRKDSLFYENSNGGVTFGGGEPTAGGAFFLDLAQAAHDEGFHITVDTCGFCPAERFDRTIELADLFLFDCKHMDPEQHKKYTGQDNTIILRNLRAALNSDTQVRLRMPLMPDMNDSDENIAAMANFFKEFDRTEIEVMPCHAFGRNKYAALGWPYRMSGEYTPEQLNVVLERFANHGLKTVIV, from the coding sequence ATGAGTCAGGGAATGATTTACAATATTCAACGAATGTCTGTTCAGGACGGTCCGGGATTGCGAACCACGGTTTTTTTGAAAGGATGTCCGCTCTCCTGCCTCTGGTGCAGTAATCCGGAATCGCAAAGAACAACACCGCAGCTGATGTTTTTCGAATCACTCTGCACCGGATGCGGCGCCTGTATGAACGTCTGCCCTGCCGGGGCCGTGGTCCCACTGGACGGGAAATTCGGACGAGATGTCGAGAAATGTATCAACTGTGGCCAATGTGCCGACGTGTGCCCGAGCAAAGCCCGCGAAATAGCTGGCAAGGAAATGACTGTCGAAGCCATTATGGATGTCGTCCGTAAAGATTCCCTCTTTTATGAGAACTCAAACGGCGGGGTCACTTTTGGCGGAGGAGAACCAACAGCTGGCGGCGCGTTCTTTCTGGATCTGGCACAGGCGGCGCATGACGAAGGATTTCATATCACTGTTGATACGTGTGGTTTCTGCCCTGCTGAACGCTTTGACCGCACCATCGAACTGGCAGACCTTTTCTTGTTTGACTGCAAACACATGGATCCGGAGCAGCATAAAAAATACACCGGACAGGATAACACCATCATTCTACGAAATCTGCGGGCAGCCCTGAATTCCGACACACAGGTCCGTCTTCGTATGCCGTTGATGCCAGACATGAATGATTCTGACGAAAACATCGCAGCCATGGCGAACTTCTTCAAGGAATTTGACAGAACAGAAATCGAAGTGATGCCCTGTCACGCTTTTGGCCGTAACAAATATGCGGCCCTGGGATGGCCCTACCGGATGTCTGGCGAATACACGCCGGAACAACTGAATGTCGTTCTGGAACGATTTGCCAACCACGGTCTGAAAACCGTCATTGTGTAA
- a CDS encoding ErpA-related iron-sulfur cluster insertion protein (Members of this family, many of which are selenoproteins, show homology to the iron-sulfur cluster insertion ErpA that was described in Escherichia coli.) has product MFELTVPEEMLDKLRTMLEDEDEETCIRLREYKIGGGUHAKIVLGLGMDEADEDDDERIEIEGVPFTAEEDFLEKYGTAYSLGFNDHKEVVLTPLNS; this is encoded by the coding sequence ATGTTTGAACTGACTGTCCCGGAAGAGATGCTCGATAAACTCCGGACCATGCTTGAAGATGAAGACGAAGAGACCTGTATCAGGCTTCGTGAATATAAAATCGGCGGAGGCTGACATGCGAAAATCGTGCTCGGTCTGGGCATGGATGAAGCTGATGAAGATGATGACGAACGAATCGAAATCGAAGGTGTCCCCTTCACCGCAGAAGAGGATTTTCTTGAGAAATACGGCACTGCTTATTCACTGGGATTCAACGACCACAAGGAAGTTGTCCTGACACCACTCAACAGCTGA
- the creD gene encoding cell envelope integrity protein CreD codes for MKGYLGKFCAITVLSLVCLIPLSMVEGVIYERDRLHQDVGVEIASQYAGYQRLTAPVLVAEYTLEETSTRIVRDALTKERKEETFTAKVLANRILVPEKTFVKGVLRPNTLQRGIFSIPVYTSKVQINEFFSKSDVPRVGQMVDGMRVVAVSLVMLMPLKEPGGISTPPLLQLNGRKMDVYPSHKNAVIKPWPTGFSTSVDPASIDEHPVISFSMTLDLHGSHELSFIPLGGEYAVDLQSIWPHPRFDGAYLPATREVTRTGFKAHWLVTEFANGAGLGSADILSWDRPSFGVELIDPVDIYTKSERAVKYGFLFVLLTLEFFFLFEMLRGMRIHVAQYLFVGAALIIFYLLLISLSEHIGFVLAYLVASCTCVSLLTVYVRSMVKSMKVALGFGGAIAVLYGALYGILLSEQYALVLGSGLLFIILAGTMFLTRHVDWYSLEGAAEYTKLLRRKKTIE; via the coding sequence ATGAAAGGGTATTTGGGAAAATTTTGTGCGATTACGGTTTTGTCCTTAGTGTGTCTCATCCCTTTGAGTATGGTTGAAGGGGTCATTTACGAAAGGGATCGGTTGCATCAGGACGTCGGGGTTGAAATCGCCTCACAATACGCGGGGTATCAAAGGTTGACTGCGCCGGTCCTGGTGGCGGAATACACGTTGGAGGAAACCTCCACCCGAATTGTTCGAGACGCATTGACCAAGGAACGGAAGGAAGAAACCTTCACGGCCAAGGTCCTGGCCAATAGGATTCTTGTCCCGGAAAAAACGTTTGTGAAAGGGGTGTTGCGTCCAAACACACTTCAACGGGGAATCTTTTCCATTCCGGTCTACACCTCGAAGGTTCAGATCAATGAATTCTTTTCAAAGAGTGATGTGCCACGCGTCGGGCAAATGGTGGATGGAATGCGGGTGGTTGCTGTTTCCCTGGTGATGCTGATGCCGTTGAAGGAGCCGGGCGGGATTTCAACGCCGCCCTTGCTGCAATTGAACGGACGGAAAATGGATGTGTATCCCAGTCATAAAAATGCGGTCATCAAGCCGTGGCCAACGGGGTTTTCGACATCGGTTGATCCCGCATCGATCGATGAACATCCGGTGATTTCTTTTTCCATGACGCTTGATCTGCACGGGTCCCATGAGTTGAGTTTCATTCCTTTGGGTGGAGAGTATGCAGTGGACCTTCAATCGATTTGGCCGCATCCGCGATTTGATGGTGCGTATTTGCCTGCGACCCGCGAAGTGACGCGGACAGGATTCAAGGCACATTGGTTGGTCACGGAGTTTGCCAATGGCGCGGGGCTTGGAAGCGCAGATATCTTGAGTTGGGACCGTCCTTCATTTGGCGTGGAACTCATAGATCCGGTGGATATCTATACAAAATCTGAACGGGCGGTGAAATATGGGTTTCTGTTTGTTCTCCTGACATTGGAATTTTTTTTCCTTTTTGAAATGCTTCGGGGAATGCGGATTCATGTGGCCCAGTATCTTTTTGTTGGTGCCGCATTGATCATTTTCTATTTGTTGCTGATTTCCCTGTCCGAACATATCGGTTTTGTCTTGGCGTATCTTGTCGCGAGTTGCACCTGCGTTTCCTTGCTGACCGTGTATGTGCGGAGCATGGTCAAAAGCATGAAAGTCGCCCTTGGGTTCGGGGGGGCGATCGCCGTTTTATATGGCGCGCTGTATGGGATTCTGCTCTCGGAACAGTATGCACTTGTGCTTGGGTCCGGATTGTTATTCATCATACTGGCCGGAACCATGTTTTTGACACGTCATGTTGATTGGTATTCTCTGGAAGGGGCGGCGGAGTATACAAAATTACTGCGGCGAAAAAAGACGATTGAATAA
- the tpx gene encoding thiol peroxidase, with protein sequence MNERTGVITFQGNPLTLVGPEIRVGDTAPDCAVVANDLSRVTLADYAGKVLVIAAVPSLDTPVCDMETRRFNTEAAALGDAVKILTVSMDLPFAQARWCGAAGVEAVQTLSDHAEASFGEQWGTLIKELRLLTRAVFVVGRDGKVAYVEYLKEITEEPDYAAAIEAVRTAIG encoded by the coding sequence ATGAATGAACGTACAGGAGTGATTACATTCCAGGGCAATCCATTGACCCTTGTCGGGCCTGAAATTCGTGTTGGGGATACCGCCCCTGATTGTGCTGTGGTCGCCAATGACCTGTCCCGGGTGACGTTGGCCGATTATGCGGGGAAGGTCCTTGTCATTGCCGCAGTTCCCTCGTTGGATACCCCGGTGTGCGATATGGAGACCCGGCGTTTCAATACCGAGGCCGCCGCTTTGGGTGATGCCGTGAAAATCCTGACCGTCAGCATGGACCTGCCATTTGCGCAGGCTCGTTGGTGCGGTGCGGCCGGTGTTGAAGCCGTGCAGACGCTTTCCGATCACGCCGAAGCGTCCTTTGGCGAACAGTGGGGCACCTTGATCAAGGAATTGCGGTTGTTGACGCGTGCCGTTTTCGTGGTCGGGCGTGACGGCAAGGTTGCATACGTCGAATACCTGAAAGAGATTACGGAAGAACCCGACTATGCGGCTGCCATCGAGGCTGTCCGTACCGCCATCGGATAA
- the creC gene encoding two-component system sensor histidine kinase CreC yields MSLRFRLFIAFALMAGMSLFFLLDIVTDELKPAMRQTMEETLIDTSFMLAEFAREDFRKGHFEGDRLLEALDRYTRVSPDALVWGVRKQKTDHRIYVTDAHGVVLYDSDGGRDVGRDYSRWNDVYLTLRGKYGARSTPSGKNGPSVMYVAAPVLNDMNELVGVLSVGKPTASIEPYFVKTRAKIIQASAMLFFAALVVAMLFAWWHGRDMTRLVAYTDDHARGRKSRQPRFGASEMKRLGEAVEKMRVELEGKEYVEQYVHSLTHELKSPLTAIGGAVEILESSGLSDADRQRFLQHIGTENSRMREIIERLLHLASLEKQATLNNPTTVNIATLLTELLEALDVRVSGGNISLERNFPETLLVQGESFLLNQALDNLLGNALDFTSHGGTLSVSAYSESDSVVVEIFNSGESIPEYAIDKIFTRFYSLPRPSGGTKGTGLGLPFTREVAELHDGSIVLENVEGGVRAVLRLAVSL; encoded by the coding sequence ATGAGTTTGCGATTCCGACTCTTCATCGCCTTTGCCCTCATGGCCGGGATGAGCCTGTTCTTTCTGCTTGATATCGTGACTGATGAACTCAAGCCGGCCATGCGTCAGACCATGGAAGAAACGCTCATTGACACATCTTTCATGCTTGCAGAGTTTGCTCGTGAAGATTTCCGGAAAGGACATTTCGAGGGGGATCGTCTGCTTGAAGCCTTGGATCGATATACCAGGGTCAGTCCTGATGCGCTTGTCTGGGGGGTCCGGAAGCAGAAAACCGATCATCGGATTTATGTCACGGACGCGCACGGGGTCGTGCTGTATGATTCGGATGGAGGACGTGATGTCGGCCGGGATTATTCCCGGTGGAATGATGTCTATTTGACGTTGCGGGGAAAATACGGAGCACGGTCCACGCCATCCGGCAAGAATGGGCCGTCCGTCATGTATGTGGCCGCACCTGTTCTCAATGACATGAATGAATTGGTCGGCGTGCTTTCCGTTGGCAAACCGACAGCCAGTATCGAACCGTATTTCGTGAAAACACGGGCCAAGATCATTCAGGCGAGTGCGATGCTGTTTTTCGCGGCTCTTGTCGTTGCCATGCTGTTTGCCTGGTGGCATGGGCGAGATATGACACGGTTGGTGGCGTATACTGATGATCATGCTCGGGGACGCAAGTCTCGACAGCCTCGGTTCGGGGCCTCTGAAATGAAGCGGTTGGGTGAAGCCGTGGAAAAGATGCGTGTCGAGCTGGAAGGGAAAGAGTATGTTGAACAGTATGTTCATTCATTGACGCATGAATTGAAGTCACCGCTCACAGCCATTGGCGGGGCCGTTGAAATTCTTGAATCATCTGGTTTGAGTGACGCTGACCGGCAGCGATTTCTCCAGCATATCGGGACGGAAAACAGTCGTATGCGGGAGATCATCGAGCGACTGCTGCATCTGGCGTCTCTTGAAAAACAGGCCACATTGAACAATCCGACCACGGTAAATATCGCAACACTGCTGACCGAGCTGCTTGAGGCGTTGGACGTTCGGGTGTCTGGTGGGAATATCTCGCTGGAACGGAATTTCCCCGAGACGCTTCTGGTGCAGGGCGAAAGTTTTTTGCTTAATCAGGCCCTGGATAATCTTTTGGGCAATGCGCTGGACTTCACTTCACACGGGGGCACACTTTCTGTTTCGGCATATTCCGAGAGTGATAGTGTGGTCGTCGAGATTTTCAATTCGGGTGAGTCTATCCCGGAGTATGCTATTGATAAGATATTCACTCGATTCTATTCACTTCCACGACCTTCTGGTGGCACGAAAGGGACAGGATTGGGACTGCCTTTTACTCGGGAAGTGGCTGAGTTGCACGACGGCAGTATTGTGCTCGAAAACGTCGAAGGCGGCGTTCGTGCCGTCTTGCGTCTCGCTGTATCGTTGTAG